One genomic window of Polyangium aurulentum includes the following:
- a CDS encoding glycogen synthase: protein MPRLRLLFVVSECVPFAKTGGLADVAGALPIALANRGHDVRIVLPRYRVTKKHPAKQLPMSIGVPVGRGEAWGGVWETRLGDSAARVYFLDHEELFDRPGIYNEGSGDYADNLARFTFLSRGALRLSNALGFKPDVVHVHDWPTCLAPIYMKTLEAGTPVGAAASVLSIHNMGYQGWFDKDELYQTGLGWEVFHPRGLESFDRINLLKGGIYSSTLLSTVSPRYSREIQTAEGGHGLDGALRERGDSVIGILNGIDDEEWNPATDRHLPAHFDERDLRGKAFCKAELQREMGLPIRPDVPLIGLISRLVEQKGIDIFAGALGRVLAEDVQVVVLGSGEGWAESLFKRLSAQTDRFRASIGLNEGLAHRIEAGSDLFVMPSRYEPCGLNQLYSQRYGTLPIVRAVGGLDDTVEHMVTGFKFHALEADVLADMILSAAHVYRTQPEHFHAMQRSAMRKDLGWDHASRQYEALYRLAISRQVTARLPG from the coding sequence ATGCCTCGTCTCCGCCTCCTTTTCGTCGTCTCCGAGTGCGTTCCTTTCGCGAAGACCGGCGGGCTCGCCGACGTCGCTGGCGCGCTTCCCATCGCCCTCGCCAACCGCGGTCACGATGTGCGCATCGTGCTGCCGCGCTACCGCGTGACCAAGAAGCACCCGGCGAAGCAGCTTCCGATGTCGATCGGCGTGCCCGTCGGGCGCGGCGAGGCCTGGGGCGGCGTCTGGGAGACGCGCCTCGGCGACAGCGCGGCGCGCGTCTACTTCCTCGATCACGAGGAGCTGTTCGACAGACCTGGCATCTACAACGAAGGCAGCGGCGACTATGCCGACAACCTCGCGCGCTTCACCTTCCTGTCGCGCGGCGCGCTGCGCTTGTCGAACGCGCTCGGCTTCAAGCCCGACGTCGTGCACGTGCACGACTGGCCCACTTGCCTCGCGCCCATCTACATGAAGACGCTCGAGGCGGGCACGCCTGTCGGTGCGGCCGCTTCGGTCCTGAGCATCCACAACATGGGCTATCAGGGCTGGTTCGACAAAGACGAGCTGTACCAGACCGGCCTCGGCTGGGAGGTCTTCCATCCGCGCGGGCTCGAGTCGTTCGATCGCATCAACCTGCTGAAGGGCGGCATCTACTCCTCGACGCTCCTGTCCACGGTCTCGCCTCGTTACTCGCGTGAGATCCAGACGGCCGAGGGCGGACATGGCCTCGATGGCGCGCTGCGCGAGCGTGGTGACAGCGTGATCGGCATCCTCAACGGCATCGACGACGAGGAGTGGAACCCCGCGACCGATCGGCATCTGCCTGCGCACTTCGACGAGCGGGATCTACGCGGCAAGGCGTTCTGCAAGGCGGAGCTGCAGCGGGAGATGGGCTTGCCGATCCGGCCCGACGTGCCGCTCATCGGGCTCATCAGCCGGCTCGTGGAGCAGAAGGGCATCGACATCTTTGCCGGTGCGCTCGGGCGTGTGCTTGCGGAGGATGTGCAGGTCGTGGTGCTCGGCTCGGGGGAGGGCTGGGCCGAGTCGCTCTTCAAGCGGCTGTCTGCGCAGACGGATCGTTTTCGCGCGTCGATTGGCCTGAACGAGGGGCTCGCGCATCGCATCGAGGCGGGCAGCGATCTGTTCGTGATGCCGTCGCGGTACGAGCCGTGCGGGCTCAATCAGCTCTACAGCCAGCGCTACGGCACGCTACCGATCGTGCGGGCGGTGGGCGGGCTCGACGACACGGTCGAGCACATGGTGACGGGCTTCAAGTTTCACGCGCTCGAGGCCGACGTGCTTGCGGACATGATTCTCTCGGCGGCGCACGTCTACCGCACGCAGCCCGAGCACTTCCACGCGATGCAGCGCAGCGCGATGCGCAAGGATCTCGGCTGGGATCATGCGAGCCGCCAGTACGAGGCGCTCTATCGCCTCGCCATCTCGCGCCAGGTCACCGCGCGCCTGCCGGGGTAG
- a CDS encoding shikimate kinase, which yields MPVGKKATTQPGRDSGLPDVAPIAKKKAATQPGRDSGRPDVAHLSLLVSLGERVRARRRALGLTLRDLGQASDLSERFLVLLEGGRANVSILRLDAIARALGTTVAALLTDPPSDQPPLPASRGPLVALLGLRGAGKTTLGSLAAARLSVPFIELDSRVVARAGMSLGEIFEMQGAAYFRRLEREELERLVSAGERGIVATSGSLVTDHDSFELVRRVAVTVWLRARPQDHFQRVIDQGDARPMANRAGAMDELKALLRARRALYELADHVIDTSALGLERSIDKLVKIVNAAGRDGSNRFALAPA from the coding sequence ATGCCCGTCGGAAAGAAGGCCACAACGCAACCTGGGAGGGATTCAGGGCTCCCAGATGTGGCCCCAATTGCAAAAAAGAAGGCCGCAACGCAACCTGGGAGGGATTCAGGGCGTCCAGATGTAGCCCATCTCTCTCTCCTCGTCAGCCTTGGCGAGCGCGTCCGCGCCCGCCGCCGGGCGCTCGGCCTGACCCTGCGCGACCTCGGCCAAGCTTCCGACCTCAGCGAGCGCTTCCTCGTCCTTCTCGAAGGCGGCCGCGCCAACGTCTCCATCCTTCGCCTCGACGCCATCGCGCGCGCCCTCGGCACCACAGTCGCCGCCCTCCTCACCGATCCCCCTTCCGATCAGCCTCCTCTCCCCGCCTCTCGCGGCCCGCTCGTCGCCCTTCTCGGCCTTCGCGGCGCTGGCAAGACCACCCTCGGCAGCCTCGCCGCCGCCCGCCTCTCCGTTCCCTTCATCGAGCTCGACAGCCGCGTCGTTGCGCGGGCTGGCATGAGCCTCGGCGAGATCTTCGAGATGCAGGGGGCCGCCTACTTCCGCCGCCTCGAGCGTGAAGAGCTCGAGCGCCTCGTCTCTGCGGGCGAGCGCGGCATCGTCGCGACGAGCGGCAGCCTGGTCACCGATCACGACAGCTTCGAGCTGGTCCGCCGCGTGGCCGTGACCGTGTGGCTGCGCGCCCGTCCCCAGGATCACTTTCAGCGCGTGATCGACCAGGGGGATGCTCGCCCCATGGCCAACCGTGCCGGCGCCATGGATGAGCTCAAGGCCTTGCTTCGCGCCCGCCGTGCGCTCTACGAGCTGGCCGATCACGTGATCGACACCTCGGCGCTCGGCCTCGAGCGCTCGATCGACAAGCTCGTCAAGATCGTCAATGCAGCGGGCCGTGATGGTAGTAATAGGTTCGCCCTCGCGCCTGCGTGA
- a CDS encoding FAD-dependent thymidylate synthase produces MSLDESARARIAPHVSSLTDDIFALSGLPEEVIAVLFAYYSRSKDDLRTNLARLLADQELDVAPGSVAKPAFGLATEKARAFHEKWVVGYGHASVAEHAVVHLAIENVSIVASKAIEDLRLGSYTEKSTRYVVFDRKSFVDLPELEGAIGDRYRASCEQLFTTYLDLVPRTMDALRARTPRREGTTEAAYTAAIRAQACDLLRGLLPASTRTNLGLTANARALEGLISKMLSNPLAEIRRIAEGMLAAALTVTPTLVKYAAKNEHRAGLSAAVAQKMRTIYTAPPWDPAATNVIHQPVRLVRYDKNALERIALALAYEGSEPPLHAHGLADGLRHATPNELESVVRAALEARGPYDAPPRAFEATTMTFELMLDYGAYRDLQRHRMLLPATQRLTCRLGFDAPIELSDLGLADPYLEAMFAARDVWEAIEAEHPLEAQYAAPLGYRIRTLWTLDLRELFHVIELRSAKQGHQSYRRIAQNLYRVALTVHPWLKGLVRVDLNDYPLARA; encoded by the coding sequence ATGTCGCTCGATGAAAGCGCGCGCGCCCGCATCGCGCCCCACGTCTCCAGCCTGACCGACGACATCTTCGCCCTCTCGGGTCTGCCCGAAGAGGTCATCGCCGTGCTGTTCGCGTACTACTCGCGCAGCAAGGACGACCTGCGGACGAACCTCGCGCGGCTGCTCGCCGATCAGGAGCTCGACGTGGCGCCGGGCTCGGTCGCGAAGCCCGCGTTCGGCCTCGCCACCGAGAAGGCGCGCGCGTTCCACGAGAAATGGGTCGTCGGCTACGGCCACGCCTCGGTCGCCGAGCACGCGGTCGTTCACCTCGCGATCGAGAACGTGAGCATCGTGGCCTCGAAGGCGATCGAGGATCTGCGCCTCGGCTCGTACACCGAGAAGAGCACGCGCTACGTGGTCTTCGATCGCAAGAGCTTCGTCGACCTGCCCGAGCTCGAAGGCGCGATCGGCGATCGCTACCGCGCCTCGTGCGAGCAGCTCTTCACGACGTACCTCGACCTCGTCCCGCGCACGATGGACGCGCTCCGCGCGCGCACGCCGCGACGCGAGGGGACCACGGAGGCCGCGTACACCGCAGCCATCCGCGCGCAGGCTTGCGACCTGCTCCGGGGCCTTCTGCCCGCGAGCACGCGCACGAACCTCGGGCTCACGGCCAACGCGCGCGCGCTCGAGGGGCTCATCTCGAAGATGCTCTCGAACCCGCTCGCGGAGATCCGGCGCATCGCCGAGGGCATGCTCGCCGCCGCGCTCACCGTGACGCCGACGCTCGTGAAGTACGCGGCGAAGAACGAGCACCGCGCGGGGCTGTCCGCCGCCGTCGCGCAGAAGATGCGAACGATCTACACCGCGCCGCCCTGGGATCCCGCGGCGACCAACGTCATCCACCAGCCGGTGCGGCTCGTGCGCTACGACAAGAACGCCCTCGAGCGCATCGCGCTGGCCCTCGCCTACGAGGGCAGCGAGCCGCCCTTGCACGCCCACGGGCTCGCCGACGGGCTGCGGCACGCGACGCCGAACGAGCTCGAATCCGTGGTGCGCGCAGCCCTCGAAGCGCGCGGGCCGTACGACGCGCCGCCGCGCGCGTTCGAGGCCACCACGATGACCTTCGAGCTGATGCTCGACTACGGCGCCTATCGCGACCTGCAGCGCCATCGCATGCTCCTGCCGGCCACGCAGCGGCTCACCTGCCGCCTCGGCTTCGACGCGCCGATCGAGCTGTCGGACCTCGGCCTCGCAGATCCGTACCTCGAGGCGATGTTCGCGGCGCGCGACGTGTGGGAGGCGATCGAAGCGGAGCACCCGCTCGAAGCGCAGTACGCAGCTCCCCTCGGCTATCGCATCCGCACGCTGTGGACCCTCGATCTGCGCGAGCTGTTCCACGTGATCGAGCTGCGCTCGGCCAAGCAGGGACACCAGAGCTACCGCCGCATCGCGCAGAACCTCTACCGCGTGGCGCTCACCGTGCACCCCTGGCTCAAGGGCCTCGTGCGCGTCGACCTCAACGACTACCCGCTCGCGCGCGCCTGA
- the boxB gene encoding benzoyl-CoA 2,3-epoxidase subunit BoxB: MSSVVNSERIPNNVDLGSDKKLQRALEAWQPRFIDWWKEMGPEGFQEDLIYLRTAVSVDHEGWAHFDYVKMPDYRWGIFLSDPVADRKIGFGDHIGESVWQSVPGEFRNILRRLVVTQGDTEPASVEQQRLLGQSCPSLYDLRNLFQVNVEEGRHLWAMVYLLHSYFGRDGREEAEALLERRSGNPDKPRILGAFNEPCQHWLSFFMFTYFTDRDGKYQLLALSESGFDPLSRTTRFMLTEEAHHMFVGETGVLRIVQRTAELMKKNANEDARAEGGIDLPTLQKYMNFWYSVSLDLFGGEISSNAATFFASSLKGRAKEDQYPDHRVVEGTYAMDMPIQASLGTVSGFKREEVPLRNAMNEVLRDEYVEDAQRGVDKWNRALEEAGIKFRLTLPSRRFHRRTGIYAGLYFDVDGKPLSKEEWERRRDEWLPSEADETYIRSLMTKPIYDPKQMAHWIAPPPRGIKGRPVDFQYVQRTV; encoded by the coding sequence GTGAGCTCTGTCGTCAATTCCGAGCGGATCCCGAACAACGTCGACCTGGGCTCCGACAAGAAGCTCCAGCGCGCGCTGGAGGCCTGGCAGCCGCGGTTCATCGACTGGTGGAAGGAGATGGGGCCCGAAGGCTTCCAGGAAGATCTCATCTACCTGCGCACCGCGGTGAGCGTCGACCACGAGGGCTGGGCGCATTTCGATTACGTGAAGATGCCCGACTACCGCTGGGGCATCTTCCTCTCCGACCCCGTGGCCGACCGCAAGATCGGCTTCGGCGACCACATCGGCGAGTCCGTCTGGCAGAGCGTGCCCGGCGAGTTCCGAAACATCCTGCGCCGCCTCGTCGTCACGCAAGGCGACACCGAGCCCGCGAGCGTCGAGCAACAGCGCCTGCTCGGCCAGTCGTGCCCGAGCCTCTACGACCTTCGCAACCTGTTCCAGGTGAACGTCGAAGAGGGCCGTCACCTCTGGGCGATGGTGTATCTGCTCCACAGCTACTTCGGCCGCGATGGTCGCGAAGAGGCCGAAGCGCTGCTCGAGCGCCGCAGCGGCAACCCCGACAAGCCGCGCATCCTGGGCGCCTTCAACGAGCCCTGCCAGCACTGGCTGTCGTTCTTCATGTTCACGTACTTCACGGACCGCGACGGCAAGTATCAGCTCCTCGCGCTGTCCGAGAGCGGCTTCGATCCGCTGTCGCGCACGACGCGCTTCATGCTGACCGAAGAGGCGCACCACATGTTCGTCGGCGAGACGGGCGTGCTGCGCATCGTGCAGCGCACGGCAGAGCTGATGAAGAAGAACGCGAACGAGGACGCGCGCGCCGAGGGCGGCATCGATCTGCCGACGCTCCAGAAGTACATGAACTTCTGGTACTCGGTGTCGCTCGACCTGTTCGGCGGCGAGATCTCGTCGAACGCGGCGACCTTCTTCGCCTCGAGCCTGAAGGGCCGCGCGAAGGAAGATCAGTACCCGGATCACCGCGTCGTCGAGGGGACGTACGCGATGGACATGCCGATCCAGGCGTCCCTCGGCACGGTGAGCGGCTTCAAGCGCGAGGAAGTGCCCCTGCGCAACGCGATGAACGAGGTGCTGCGCGACGAGTACGTGGAGGACGCGCAGCGCGGCGTCGACAAGTGGAACCGCGCGCTCGAGGAGGCCGGCATCAAGTTCCGCCTGACCTTGCCGAGCCGCCGTTTCCACCGCAGGACGGGCATCTACGCGGGCCTGTACTTCGACGTCGACGGCAAGCCGCTCTCGAAAGAGGAGTGGGAGCGCCGTCGCGACGAGTGGCTCCCCAGCGAGGCCGACGAGACGTATATCCGCAGCCTAATGACCAAGCCCATCTACGACCCGAAGCAGATGGCCCACTGGATCGCCCCGCCGCCCCGCGGCATCAAGGGCCGCCCGGTGGACTTCCAGTACGTCCAGCGAACCGTCTGA
- a CDS encoding DUF3829 domain-containing protein gives MMRLRSFLPFVLALAPLASGCKKDEPPTPTADQADSAVTIASNKGKLPLRTPLAPIPKIDPLDMKLYRLDVCYFGTLTLRQARDAYLGSLGKDEPSEKKIPSFGAPGTPPPALAAPPKSSAAATPAAPKGTAVAAAPTATAAAAPTSSVAAAPTGSAAVPSRRMVDAGMRAPHERNARSCTLAQGLKEPAMPEIDPALATFAPFALELARNIAAASVYYQREEYKKDNFEKGKELHKKLVADFAKLDELSEKLGGSLTTWRKEHAPDPSKLDEGEKLALAAYDEARGIMLSLLPKKVDVAAYKESVGRLEKAVEALKTYGTNKADDPWPKITAPSFDAFVKAAKEAEGKIDPEKGVAPDAYLSAVNNFTSLIEGKHRALSRALIAKGQVVEPRAGSPALRQPPMRPQGTTEPHVPHPPHPHPEGDDHQH, from the coding sequence ATGATGCGGCTGCGCTCTTTCCTACCTTTCGTCCTCGCGCTCGCTCCCCTGGCCTCGGGCTGCAAGAAGGACGAGCCGCCGACGCCCACGGCCGATCAAGCAGACTCGGCCGTCACCATCGCGAGCAACAAAGGGAAGCTGCCCCTGCGCACGCCACTCGCGCCGATCCCGAAGATCGACCCGCTCGACATGAAGCTCTACCGGCTCGACGTCTGCTACTTCGGGACGCTGACGCTGCGCCAGGCGCGCGACGCGTACCTCGGCAGCCTGGGCAAGGACGAGCCGAGCGAGAAGAAGATCCCGAGCTTCGGAGCGCCAGGCACGCCCCCGCCCGCCCTCGCCGCGCCCCCCAAGTCCTCCGCCGCCGCCACCCCCGCTGCACCGAAAGGCACGGCCGTCGCCGCCGCGCCCACCGCGACCGCCGCAGCCGCACCGACGTCGAGCGTCGCCGCCGCGCCCACCGGAAGCGCCGCCGTGCCGAGCCGCAGGATGGTCGACGCCGGCATGCGCGCCCCCCACGAGCGCAACGCCCGCTCCTGCACCCTGGCCCAGGGCCTGAAAGAGCCGGCGATGCCCGAGATCGACCCGGCCCTCGCGACCTTCGCCCCCTTCGCCCTCGAGCTGGCCCGCAACATCGCCGCCGCGAGCGTCTACTACCAGCGCGAAGAGTACAAAAAGGACAACTTCGAGAAGGGCAAAGAGCTGCACAAGAAGCTCGTCGCCGACTTCGCCAAGCTCGACGAGCTCTCCGAAAAGCTCGGCGGATCGCTCACGACCTGGCGCAAGGAGCACGCCCCCGACCCCTCGAAGCTCGACGAAGGCGAGAAGCTCGCCCTCGCCGCATACGACGAAGCCCGCGGCATCATGCTCTCGCTCCTGCCGAAGAAGGTCGACGTGGCCGCGTACAAAGAGAGCGTCGGCAGGCTCGAAAAAGCCGTCGAGGCACTCAAGACCTATGGCACCAACAAGGCCGACGACCCCTGGCCGAAGATCACCGCGCCCTCGTTTGACGCCTTCGTGAAGGCCGCCAAGGAAGCCGAAGGAAAGATCGACCCCGAGAAGGGCGTCGCCCCCGACGCATACCTCTCGGCGGTGAACAACTTCACCTCGCTCATCGAGGGCAAGCACCGCGCCCTGTCCCGCGCGCTCATCGCCAAGGGCCAGGTCGTCGAGCCCCGCGCCGGCAGCCCCGCCCTGCGCCAGCCCCCGATGCGCCCCCAAGGGACCACCGAGCCCCACGTTCCCCACCCTCCCCACCCCCACCCCGAGGGCGACGACCACCAACACTGA
- a CDS encoding YkvA family protein, giving the protein MVPLVRDVPAGWRLLRDKKGPVWAKILLVAAVAYVVWPLDLIPDAVPLFSWIDDLGVVFVLRLVLHRQLVRYREGTPSSGQATIGIDSDRVSA; this is encoded by the coding sequence ATGGTGCCCCTGGTCCGGGACGTGCCAGCCGGGTGGCGGCTCTTGCGGGACAAGAAGGGCCCCGTCTGGGCCAAGATCCTCCTCGTCGCGGCCGTCGCTTACGTCGTCTGGCCGCTCGATCTGATCCCGGACGCCGTCCCACTCTTTTCCTGGATCGACGACCTTGGCGTCGTGTTCGTGCTGCGTCTCGTCCTGCACCGTCAGCTCGTGCGCTATCGGGAAGGGACTCCATCGAGCGGTCAGGCGACGATCGGTATCGATTCCGACCGCGTCTCCGCGTAG
- the boxC gene encoding 2,3-epoxybenzoyl-CoA dihydrolase, which yields MAMETANGAQATPIRFETHPSRYKHWKLSFEGSIARLVMDVVEDAPMRPGYALKLNSYDLGVDIELADAVQRLRFEHPEVKVVVVTSGQPRVFCAGANIYMLGSSTHAFKVNFCKFTNETRLYLEEACSESGQHYVAALNGVASGGGYELALACERILLCDDGSSAVSFPETPLLAVLPGTGGLTRLVDKRKVRRDLADVFSTLAEGVRGKRSEEWRLVDRSIPKSRFDQTVLEEAQALAARTPDKTGAPITLAPIEVARTEDGDKSRSEYKYVSLVIDRATRVAELEVRAPEGKPETTSEGLRKIGSDVWALRAFRELDDALLDLRFNHPTVGLVLVKTKGDPEAVRASDRALWDLREDWLAREILLNMRRVLKRLDLTARSFFALIEPGSCFAGSLFELALAADRAYMLDGSDEGPGIALDALNFGALPMSNGLSRLETRFLHDPAAVPSLDGRSGLLDATEARKLGLVTFTPDEMDWEDEVRIAVEERASLSPDALTGMEANLRFAGPETLETKIFARLSAWQNWIFQRPNAVGERGALTMYGRPERPEFDWRRT from the coding sequence ATGGCGATGGAGACCGCAAACGGGGCGCAAGCGACGCCCATCCGTTTCGAGACGCACCCGAGCCGCTACAAGCACTGGAAGCTCTCGTTCGAGGGCTCCATTGCGCGGCTCGTCATGGACGTGGTCGAGGATGCTCCCATGCGCCCCGGCTACGCGCTCAAGCTCAACAGCTACGACCTCGGCGTGGACATCGAGCTCGCGGACGCCGTGCAGCGGCTTCGCTTCGAGCACCCGGAGGTCAAGGTCGTGGTCGTCACGAGCGGCCAGCCGCGCGTCTTCTGCGCCGGCGCCAACATCTACATGCTCGGCTCGTCGACCCACGCGTTCAAGGTCAACTTCTGCAAGTTCACCAACGAGACCCGCCTCTACCTCGAAGAAGCGTGCTCCGAGAGCGGCCAGCACTACGTCGCCGCGCTCAACGGCGTCGCCTCGGGCGGCGGCTACGAGCTCGCCCTCGCATGCGAGCGCATCCTGCTCTGCGACGACGGCTCGAGCGCCGTCTCCTTCCCGGAGACGCCCCTCCTCGCCGTGCTCCCGGGCACCGGCGGCCTCACGCGGCTCGTCGACAAGCGTAAGGTGCGGCGCGATCTCGCGGACGTCTTCTCCACCCTCGCCGAGGGCGTGCGCGGCAAGCGCTCCGAGGAGTGGCGCCTCGTCGATCGTTCGATCCCGAAGAGCCGCTTCGATCAAACCGTCCTCGAAGAAGCCCAGGCGCTCGCCGCCCGCACGCCCGACAAGACGGGCGCCCCCATCACGCTCGCGCCGATCGAGGTCGCGCGCACCGAAGACGGCGACAAGTCGCGCTCCGAGTACAAGTACGTCTCGCTCGTCATCGACCGCGCGACGCGCGTCGCAGAGCTCGAGGTGCGCGCACCCGAGGGCAAGCCCGAGACGACGAGCGAGGGCCTGCGCAAGATCGGCTCCGACGTGTGGGCGCTGCGTGCGTTCCGCGAGCTCGACGACGCGCTGCTCGATCTGCGCTTCAACCACCCCACGGTGGGCCTCGTGCTGGTCAAGACCAAGGGCGATCCCGAGGCCGTGCGCGCGTCGGATCGAGCGCTGTGGGACCTGCGCGAGGACTGGCTCGCGCGCGAGATCCTGCTCAACATGCGCCGCGTCTTGAAGCGCCTCGATCTGACGGCGCGCAGCTTCTTCGCGCTGATCGAGCCGGGCTCGTGCTTCGCGGGCAGCCTCTTCGAGCTCGCGCTCGCCGCCGATCGCGCCTACATGCTCGACGGCAGCGACGAGGGCCCGGGCATCGCGCTCGACGCGCTCAACTTCGGCGCCCTGCCCATGTCGAACGGCCTGTCGCGCCTCGAGACGCGCTTCCTGCACGACCCGGCTGCTGTGCCTTCGCTCGACGGGCGCAGCGGGCTGCTCGACGCGACCGAGGCGCGAAAGCTCGGGCTCGTGACCTTCACGCCCGACGAGATGGACTGGGAAGACGAGGTGCGCATCGCCGTGGAGGAGCGCGCGAGCCTGTCGCCCGACGCCCTCACGGGCATGGAGGCGAATTTGCGCTTCGCGGGACCGGAGACGCTGGAGACGAAGATCTTCGCGCGCCTCTCGGCCTGGCAGAACTGGATCTTCCAGCGGCCGAACGCGGTGGGTGAGCGAGGCGCGCTCACCATGTACGGGCGGCCCGAGCGACCCGAATTCGACTGGAGGCGGACGTGA
- the recN gene encoding DNA repair protein RecN: MLVALRVKNFVLMDSLELRLEPGFNVLTGETGAGKSIVVGALSLVLGGRGNAEQVRPGADEAEIEALFDVTGSERLATSLEAAGMKAEGELVIRRVVQQNGRSRAYLNGRLCTAGELQALAPELADVASQHESVALTDPSTHLGYLDRFGRLSASREELAGDVGRLEQVVAEIRAAREAERGRAEREAFLAFQLQTIDALGPRAGELEELAAERQRLRHAGRLRELTEHAAARLEEGENAICDELARIAKDLGTAAELDPALGTAARALDGCFAELREISREVSRYADRAQADPSRLAEVDDRMYRLEGLLRQHGPTLDDVLAARARLAAELEGLANVEGRLGALERERDELLRVAGERARVLSARRREAASKLGAAIGTELAELGMGGARVVVDVAPLSGERSELAVDGARLGRDGIDRVEFLIAPNKGIDPRPLRKIASGGELSRALLALKRVLAESGPAGLYVFDEVDAGVGGAVADRIGRAIGDVARHHQVLCITHLAPIAAFADAHFVVSKQVEGSMTKSTVTRVEGKDRVAEVARMLAGAKVTQSALKAAAELIKTARS, translated from the coding sequence GTGCTGGTCGCTCTCCGCGTCAAGAACTTCGTGCTCATGGACTCGCTCGAGCTGCGGCTCGAGCCTGGCTTCAACGTCCTCACCGGCGAGACCGGCGCGGGCAAGTCGATCGTGGTCGGCGCGCTCTCGCTCGTGCTCGGCGGCCGAGGCAACGCCGAGCAAGTGCGGCCCGGCGCGGACGAGGCCGAGATCGAGGCGCTCTTCGACGTGACGGGCAGCGAGCGGCTCGCGACGTCGCTCGAAGCGGCGGGGATGAAGGCCGAGGGCGAGCTGGTGATCCGGCGCGTCGTGCAGCAGAACGGCCGCTCGCGCGCTTACCTCAACGGCAGGCTGTGCACGGCGGGCGAGCTGCAAGCGCTCGCGCCCGAGCTCGCCGACGTCGCCTCGCAACACGAGAGCGTGGCGCTGACGGATCCGTCGACGCACCTCGGCTATCTCGATCGCTTCGGTCGCCTCTCCGCCTCGCGCGAGGAACTCGCGGGCGACGTGGGGCGGCTCGAGCAGGTGGTCGCGGAGATCCGCGCGGCGCGCGAAGCCGAGCGAGGGCGCGCCGAGCGAGAGGCGTTCCTCGCGTTCCAGCTCCAGACCATCGACGCGCTCGGTCCACGCGCAGGAGAGCTCGAGGAGCTCGCGGCGGAGCGCCAGCGGCTGCGGCACGCGGGCAGGTTGCGCGAGCTCACCGAGCACGCGGCGGCGAGGCTCGAGGAGGGTGAGAACGCGATCTGCGACGAGCTCGCGCGCATCGCGAAGGATCTAGGCACGGCGGCCGAGCTCGATCCTGCGCTCGGCACGGCGGCGCGCGCGCTCGACGGCTGCTTTGCGGAGCTGCGCGAGATCTCGCGCGAGGTCTCCCGTTACGCCGATCGCGCCCAGGCAGATCCTTCGAGGCTCGCCGAGGTCGACGATCGCATGTACCGCCTCGAGGGCTTGCTGCGGCAGCACGGGCCGACGCTCGACGACGTGCTGGCGGCGCGTGCCCGTCTCGCGGCGGAGCTCGAGGGGCTCGCGAACGTGGAGGGCCGCCTGGGCGCGCTCGAGCGTGAACGGGACGAGCTTCTGCGCGTCGCGGGTGAGCGCGCGCGGGTTCTGTCGGCGCGGCGTCGCGAAGCGGCGAGCAAGCTCGGCGCTGCGATCGGGACCGAGCTTGCGGAACTCGGCATGGGCGGCGCGCGCGTGGTCGTCGATGTCGCGCCGCTGTCGGGCGAGCGCTCGGAGCTCGCGGTGGACGGGGCGCGGCTCGGGCGCGACGGCATCGATCGGGTGGAGTTCTTGATCGCGCCGAACAAGGGCATCGACCCGCGGCCGCTGCGCAAGATCGCCTCGGGTGGCGAGCTTTCGCGCGCGCTCCTCGCGCTCAAGCGCGTGCTCGCCGAGTCGGGACCTGCGGGGCTTTACGTGTTCGACGAGGTCGACGCGGGCGTGGGCGGCGCGGTGGCCGATCGCATCGGCCGGGCGATCGGCGACGTCGCGCGCCACCACCAGGTCCTGTGCATCACGCACCTCGCGCCGATCGCGGCCTTCGCGGACGCGCACTTCGTCGTGTCGAAGCAGGTCGAAGGCAGCATGACGAAGAGCACGGTGACGCGCGTCGAGGGCAAGGATCGCGTCGCGGAGGTCGCGCGCATGCTCGCCGGCGCGAAGGTGACGCAGAGCGCGCTCAAGGCCGCGGCGGAGCTGATCAAGACCGCGCGGTCTTGA